The window GGTTTTCAGCAGAAGAGTGATATGATCAGATTTGGTACTTTAGTAGGTTTTTAGTAAAtgtccttttctttattcttaatctCCATGATACATAGTACATGTGACTTAATTCTGTTTTGCATTTCACTTGGAATTTCGAAAAATGTCTCCTGCTATATTATGAACCCTCTAAAGTTAAAGCTGTCATGAATTAAATTTCCCAAAGTgtcatacatatattatatacttaataCTTGTTAAATGGGGGCAGGGGATATCTATCCCTTGAGACATACCCTTTTGGGAGGAATCAGTAAACTGAGAAACCAGTTCAAACTGAACTCTCCATACATTCTCCTTCCCAGAATAGATgggactttttgtttttatgtactttcagagatggggcacctggatggttcagtcagttaagtgtctgccttcggctcaggtcatgatctcaggttcttgagattaagccccaagtcaggctccgtactcagcagggagtctccttgtccctctctctctctctcccccctctccctgcttgtgctcacatgctggcatactctctctcaaataataaaaatcttaaaaaataaaaataaaaataagaataaaaacttcCAGAGAATGAAAATTCACAATCCAGAGCATATACATTCTCACTGTATTACTGTACTGTTTCAGGAAAGGATATTACCGATAGTAAACATAAAAGTTGTTGCACAATGAAGTCTAAAATGGATCGAGCAAATGATGTTACCAGCCCACCTCTAAATTCTTATCTTAGTGAAAGGTATGATgtgtgatattaaaatatttaaatgaaaaattttcctGCACATGCTATTTGTTTTATAGAAATGCATCTAATTTTCATGCTAATATTTTGACTTAAGAGCATGAAAGAGGatcttctatttttaagtaatttttaggTTGAGACCTTTATTAtgataatttttacattaaaaacatttactttgttttttttataatgttgaaTTCATTGGTTTTTGTTGATATAAAGTTTTTAAGTtacaaaaatgatgaaaaacaatGCCCTTGAAATAGtagcttaaaataaattatttgtgtattttgaatCATTTGAGAGAATATGGTGCTTTTATAGATTcactttacataatttttaaattcaaaacatACAATTCCTAGAAGCTGAAATTTGTGAGTAATCTATACATTACTTTTAGTggacattttaaacataatttagtAGTTACTTAATTCTtcatgagatttctttttaaaaagtaacaaaatattacaaagtagTATAAGTCCAATAATGTGACtgagagtcctttttttttaaataagaaatatcatGTTTCTTCTTGCCATTTTTGTTATCTTTGAATAATCTGAaggatttgtgtcttttttttttcattttagtcctGTTCTACGATGTACACATGTAACACCACAGAGAGAAAAGTCGGGTATGATTAGAAACAAGGCTTTTAATTTCTAGAatactcttaaattttaaaaaaatataaaacgtagtaattttctcctcattttacCCACAGTGGTATGTGGAAGCTTATTTCATACACCGAAGCTTatgaaggtaaatatttttattgtgtagTAATTGAAAATTTGACAATTGAAAATTTGACAATGTCCTACCTTTGcccatatttatagaaatatgtatGTACAATCTTATGTAtcagaaaatgataaatgaaaaaatgttcttAATCATCAGTacatttctgtgaaatattttctttattttcagggTCAGACACCAAAACGCATTTCTGAAAGTCTAGGAGCTGAGGTGGATTCTGATATGTCTTGGTCAAGTTCTTTAGCCACACCACCAACCCTTAGTTCTACTGTGCTAATAGGTAATACTATCAAATGTGTATTATGTAAGATGGTAGATGATGCCGATACAGTGTCATCTGTAATGCTTCTgacaaaaagaatatatgaaaagataattattagattagataatactaaaaaaaaaaagattagataaTACTATCTTTGATAAGTGTGTTAGTAGTTCAGAATAATTCATCTTTGATAAGTGTGTTACTAGTTCAGAATAATTCTATTTAGTGTAGATTGGAACAAATCATAAGTACATTAAGTGGTGGTCTAGGAGTGGTATTTTGTAGGAGTCCATTTACATGCAaactaggattttttaaattatttttctagcaaAAATACAttccatatttttctctctttagctgggaattttgtgttttttgttgctGCTCAGATGAAATAACAGATAAAAGCATGTTAAAAAGTAAGAagtatttaacataaaatatacctTTAGACAGTATTTTTATCGAAATAAATGCTAAAGTCTACAAGCTTTATCTTTTAAGTCATGACCCCATAGCTCCATCTGATTTCCTAAGTCTTTATGGATAGTATCCCCTTAAAGTCCGGCTCATCGAACCACAATTTCTTAGACGTATCTATGAATGGTACTAAGGAATTGAATGTAGCTTATGCTGATTTACCTTTCTAATTACCATTCTTGAGtccattcattttgtttcaaCTGCATCATTTACCCTAGTAGTATATGTGACTTTTGATGTCTgaccaaaaaatatttaagtttttcacATTAACTTTAGTATATGGTATATAATACAGTACagataaattgaaatttttttttacagtcagaGATGAAGAAGTATCTGCAGCTGTATTTCCTAATGACACTACTGCTGTAAGTAAATATCATAACTTGATTATGCCGTTGCAGTTGCTTACATTTTTAGAatgctttgaaaaattatttatcgtacattattcatttcttcaattTATGATTTATCTAAGTCTTTGAGAAAGTCTCAAAGCCTGATCTGATGTGATTTTCTTTACTTCATATGGAGTAATGCTGTCTCTAAGTTGAATATATATGCATAGTGAGAGTTTTTATActagtaactttaaaatataacttttgcagatttttaaaagctgtttttctAACCATGATGAAAGTCTGAAGAAAAATGATCGGTTTATCCCTTGTGgtccagacaaacaaaacaaaaatcaaagggaAGCTAAAAGTCAAAGTAAGTCCTTCTGTTTAATTGAGCTACTGCTTTTAACTGACATCATCAAAgtattgctttctttctttcttaaagagaaaacacattgcttttcctttttaataactGAACATACTGTATGTAGAAGCTaactttatttaagattttatctatttatttgagagagagtgcaagcgagagagccagagcagggggagggcagagggagaggaacaagcagacttcctgctgagcaagaagcccaaagcagggcttgatcccaggattctgatatcatgacttgagccaaagtcagatgttcaactgactaaaccacccaggtgccctgaagctAACTTGATTTAAAGGAACATGTTTAATTATGGTAAGATAATACCATTCAagatgttaggggcacctgggtggcttagtcagttaagcatccaaatcttggtatcagctcaggtcatgatctcagggtcctgggatccagccctgtgtttggctcagaggggagtctgctactctctctctctccctctgccccttaccccagcttgtgtgtgctctctctctcaaataaataactctttaaaaaaaaaaaaaaagatactaatatGACCAAAACAAAACCTACAACTCCCAACAGAGataagaataataacaaaatgtaaaGGCCTTTTCTCATTAGAAAGTAATTAGTACCAAAAGTTACCTAAATCGGATCATTGGATATTGCATTTTTCttagtatgtgtgtatgtataaatttGTATGATTGGATaactgtgtatatatgtgtgtgtgtgtgtttgtaaaatcatattttactCTGTTATTTTAGggccacagattttttttttttttttttttttttttttttagatttgtttgtcTTAGAGAGCATTGAGGGGGTAAGGAAgggtagagaggaagagagaacccCAAGCTGACTCCCAACATGgcgctccatctcaggaccctgagatcatgacttgcgCTGAATCCGAGagctggatgtttaactgactgagccacccaggtgccctgggcccCAAATTTATTTGGAACATCTAGTTTGATAAATCTTAGAATGTTGAATTGCATATATATATCCTAAGATTGAGTTTTAATTGTGCAGAGCTGATAAAGGCTATTAGGACCTGGAATATGAATAAAAGGCTTTGGGGACATTAGAATCAGTCTTTACCAGAAGAACAGTAGAAGGGTGGCACTCTGGCACTAAGCTAGCACTCAGGATAACCCTTTAAATACTGCCTATGTGCTATTTAGTATATACTATTTCTATGAGAAAGGTCTTAAGAATAGTGTAAATTATATGACTGTATTATGAAATGTTATTAATAcacttctgttttaaattttaataggtTCGGTGAATTCATTTGGTAAAGTAAATAGCACCAAAGACCATTTTGTAAAGTCTACACCAAATGTCCTAGAGGATGAAGTACATGAAAAAGTTGTAGATGTTTCTGAAGAAGATAGTTTTTCTTTATGTGTtcctaaatataaaacaagaaatctacaaaaaataaaaactagcaaaactaggaaaaatatttttaatgagacAAAAACCAGTGAATGTGAAGAAgctaaaaagcaaatgaaagaaaataaacattcattggTATCTGAAATGGAACCAAATGACAGTCATCCATTAGATTGGAATGTAACACATGAGAAGCCCTTTGGGAATGGAACTGACAAAATCTCCAAGGAAGTTGTACTGTCTTCAGCCTCTGGATGGTCTGACCTAACCCTCTCAAGTCTAAATGGAGCTCAGATGGAGAAAACACCTCTATTGCATACTTCTTATGaccaaaataattcagaaaaagacCTCATAATCACAGATAAAGAATGCACCAGCTTCATtactttggaaaattcttggcCACAGATTTCAAATGTACCAAAGTATTCAGAGAAGATGTTAAATGAGGGAACAGCAGTAAATAAGATCAATGAAGGTCAGTGTCTTGAATCTCATGAAGATTCCGTTGTTTCGGTAAAGCAAGCAATATATGAAACTGCTTTAATAGCTTCTCCACTTCAGGGTATCAGAAAGTCTATATTCAGGATAAGAGAATCACCTGAAGGAATGTCCAATGCAATGTTCTCAAATAATATGACTAATCCAAACTTTAAAGAACCTGAAGCCTCTGAAAGTGGATTGGAAAAACATACTATTTGCTCTCAGAAAGAGGATTCTTTATGTACAAGTTCAATTGATGATGGAAGCTGGCCAGCAACTATCAAACATAATTCTGTAGCTTTGAAGAATTTAGGTTTAATATctagtttgaaaaagaaaacaaaaaagtttatttaCGTTATAAATGATGAAACATCTAATCCAGGCCTGAAAACACAGAAAGACCAGGAGTCAAGACTAATTAACCTTTCAGCCCAATTTGAAGCAAATGCTTTTGAAGGACCACTGACATTTACAAATGCTGATTCAGGTACCTCTGTGTGGggatgtgtatctgtgtgtgtctgtgtgagtgaGAATAGTGCATATAGTTTTAGGGATGGTGACAAGTTCTCTTATTTGAATATGTGTCTCTCTCATCTTTCTAGAAAATATACTGCCTGCTTACTGAAAGTTTTCCTTCTGtagctttttggttttttaagatcTCTTTTATCTTCCTTTGAGAAGATTTTAGTGGGTGGAATATCTCAGTGAATAATAGGTTTGGTGGAACTGGAGTACAGAGGAACTGTTGGAGATTTGGGTACATTTCCagagaaaaaatgtttgataCTGTGTATGTCagaattaaaatcaattaaacagCTAATATGTTGTGGTGGCCactgattaaataaaatgagattaataattTTGACTGACTAATAGGGAATTTAGAGGATTGAAAAATTAACTCAGAGCAGTTTAATTCATTTGCCTTTATAATTGTGATTAGGTCATCTTTGAGGCCTTTCATCTGTAGAACCTGTTTTTAAAAGCTgatgcgggggcgggggggcacctgggtagctcagttggttaagcatctaactcgctcaggtaatgatctcagagccctgggatcgagctctacatcaggctcctcattcagtggggaatctgattctcgctctccctctgcctcaacaCTCTACTGATAAtgtgctcttgttctctctcaaataaatacataaaatctttagaaaataaataaaagttgattttttcAGTATCAAAAACTGAATTAACTAAAGGAAGTGATTACTTTTCTAattcatttgccttttttatCTCCTATTATACCAATAGTAGCAGTGAATTTTTTCCAGTAAAACTACTTTGAATTTTACTTATGGTAGCTAGTGCTTTCTTGAACTACATACAAATTTTGATTAAATTGAtacatgttagaaaaaaaaatactaggtcCTGTTTATTCTTTAGTTGGAAAATCTAATAACTTGAAATAgagaatatttagaattttttctgttttaagcctGACCTCATTCATTTCTTACTTTTCATGTAATTCTTGCTTcagatactactttttttttttttttttacttagtgaAAAATACTTAGTGAATGTGATTGATGGCACTTTAATTTTGTCACTTTGTGTCTTCATGCTTAGGTTTATTGCATTCTTCTTCCATCAAAAAAAACTGTTTACAGAATGATTCAGAAAAACCAGCTTTGTCTTTAACCAGCTCTTTTGGGACAATTCTGAGAAAAGTTTCCAGTAATGGAACCAGTTCtcctaataataaaataatatctcaggatcctgattataaagaagcaaaaattagtaagaaaaaacTTGAGTCATTTATAACCACAGAAACTGATTGTCTGTCATCCCTGCAGGAAAAACACTGGGAAGATGatgcaaaaaaacaaagagtttcagatataaaagaaaaagtcttgcCTACAGTAAGTCACCCTCCTGTGCCACATTCAGAAGTGGAAGGTAGTGATAATATTCACTCTCAGTCTCCAGAAAGCTTTTCATTTGACTGTGATAATACCAGTCTGTTAACTCCTAGCTCTAGGGATTCTCCATCAAGCCTAGTTGTGATGtctaaaggaaaagaatcatataaaatatcaGAGAAACTAAAATGTAAGAATCTTGAAGCTGGTTTTGAATTAACCAAAAATATTCCCATGGAAAAGAATCAAGACATAcatgttttaaatgcaaattctaaAAATGCTAAACTGTTGTCAACTGAAAAACATATAACAGTAGCATCATCTTCAGTAAAGGCACAATTCAACCAAAATGCAAATCTCACCACAATccaaaaagaccaaaaagaaactactttaatttcaaaaataactgTTAATCCAAACTCTGAAGAACTTTTCCcagatgatgaaaataattttgtcttaaaGATAACTAATGAAAGTAATACTCCTTTTTTAGGAAATACTAAGGAACTTCATGATTCAAACCTCTGTTGTGTAAAAGATTCTGTTCCTAAGAACTCTACCATGGTAGTATGTACAGACCTGGATGACAAACAAGCAGCCAAAGTGTCGATTATGAAAGATTGTGATTCATCAAGCATAGATGATCTTacagaaaggaacagaagtaCCATAAAGCAACAACTAAAAATGACTCTAGATCAAGATTCAAAATCAGACATTACCTCAGATATAGTTAGGAAATCAAATGGAAACAGTGATTATATGGATAATTGGGCAAGACTGTCTGATCCAATTTCAAATCACAGTTTTGAAAATGGCTTCAAAACAGCTTCTAATAAAGAGATAAAACTCTCTGAAAACAACATTAGGAAAAGTAAAATGCTTTTCAAAGATATTGAGGAACACTATCCTACTAACTTAGCATGTCTTGAAATTGTAAATACTTCATCATTAGAAAGTCAAAAGAAACCAAGCAAATCTCATGCACTTGATCCACAGTCAATTAATATCATATCTGGGTTTGTGCAGAATAGCACATATGTTTCTGATAGTGAAAGTGGTCACACAGCTCCTCCAACTTTATCTTTAAAGCAAGATTTTGATTCAAATCATAATTTAACACCTAGTCAAAAGGCAGAAATTACAGAACTTTCTACTATTTTGGAAGAATCAGGAAGCCAGTTTGAATTTACACAGTTTAGAAAACCAAGCCACATAATACAGAAAAATCCATCTGAAATGCCTGAAAACCAGCTGACTATCTTGAATAGCACTTCTAAGGAATGGAAAGATGATGATCTTCATCTCACAATTAATGCTCCATCTATCAGTCAGGTAGATAGCAAGAAATCTGAAGGTATAATTGGAGGTAAGCAGAAGTTTGCTTGCTTGTCAAGAACCAGCTGTAACAGAAGTGCTTCTGTCTATTCAACAGATAAAAATGAAGTGGAGTTTAGAGGCTTTTATTCTGCTCGTGGCACAAAACTGAATGTTGGTAGTGAAGCATTGCAAAAAGCTAAGAAACTGTTCAGTGACcttgaaaatatcaatgaggaaACTTCTGCAGAAGTAGATAGAAGTTTCTCCTCAAGCAAATATAATGATTCTGTCTCAATGATTCAGATAGAAGATTgtaatgataaaaatttaaatgagaaaaataataaatgccgGCTAATACtacaaaataatattgaaatgacTACTGACATTTTTGTTGAAGAATATACTGAAAGTTAcaggagaaatacagaaaatgaaggtAACCAATGTACTGATGCCAGTAGAAATACTTGTAACTCAGAATCTGATGGCAGTGATTCAAGTAaaaattatatagtttatattcaTGAAGAAGAAAATGGCTTGCCCTGTATTGATCAGCACAACATAGATCTGAAATTATCTAGCCAGTTTATGAAGGAGGGGAACACTCAAATTAAAGAAGGTTTGTCAGATTTAACCTGTTTGGAAGTTATGAAAGCTGAAGAAACATTTCATGTTACTATGTCAAATAAACAGCAGTTAACAGCTAATATGGGGCAAAACATAAAAGATTTTGACACttcttatttatcctttcagACTGCAAGCGGAAAAAATATAAGGGTCTCTGAAGAGTCATTAAATAAAGCTATAAGTCTCCTTAatcaaaaatggacagaagaagaATTAAATAACTTTTCAGATTCCTTGAGTTCTGAATTACTTCCTGGCATAGATAGCAAGAAAACAGACATCTCAAATCATGAGGTAatagaaaatactgaaagaaaagacaaaataaggaaagaaagtgaCCTAATCGGTACTGAAAATATATTACTGATCCTCCAGCAAAGaccagaaagtaaaataaaaaagatcaaagaatCTGCTGTGTTGGGTTTTCATACAGCtagtgggaaaaaaatagaaattacaaagGAATCTTTGGacaaagtaaaaaatctttttgaagaaaaagagcaagataaTAGTGAAATCACTAATTTTAGCCATCGAGGGGCAAAGATGTCCAAGGACAGAGAAGAATGTAAAGATGGGCGTGAATTAGCTTGTGGGACAACTGAAATAACAACTACCCCAGAGTATGAAGAAACTCACAGTTCTCTAGAGAGGAAAAAACTTGTTTCTAATGAGATTGCAGCCTTAAGACCCAGGCTCTTAAGTGAGAATTTAtacaaacaaactgaaaatcttaaaatatcagATCATGCCTCTCTGAAAGTTGAAGtacatgaaaatacagaaaaagaaacagcaaaaaagcCTACAATGTATACAAATCAATCCACTTATTCAGCCATTGAAAACTCACCTTTAACATTTTACACAGGACACGGAAGAAAAATTTCTGTGAGTGAGGCTTCACTATTGGAAGCAAAAAAATGGCTTAGAGAAGGAGAATGGGATGATCAATCAGAAAGAATAAATGCTGCCAAGGTTAACTGCTTAAAAGAATATCCTGAtgattatgtagaaaatcctTCATGTGGAAATAGTTCAAATAGTGCCATaactgaaaatgacaaaaatcatcTCTCTGAAAAACAAGGCTCAACTTATTTAAGTAATAGTACCATGTCTAACAGCTATTCATACCATTCTGGCTTTTGTCATTCTAGTGAAGTGTATAATAAATCAGAATATCTTTCAAGAAGTAAAATTGATAATTCTGGTATTGAACCAGTAATAAAGaatattagagagagaaaaaacattggtttttctgaaataatgtcccctggaagagaagcagacacagacCTACAAAGTGTAAATGAAGATATTTGTGTTGAGAAACTTGCGACTAACTCttcatgcaaaaataaaaatgcagccaTTAAAGTGGCCATATCTGactcaaataattttaattcaattcaaaaaTTGAATTCTGATTCAAATAATGCTGTACCTGCATACAGTACAGTAAATAGTAAAAGAGTCTTTGTTGCACACCAGACAAAAGTGACAGAGGGGTTTACAGACAACTGCAGCATGGTAACTAAACAAAACCCCAAGAGTAAATCAGACACTTGCCATGCAGAAATTGTGGCAGATTATCCTAAAGCACTGGATGATTCAGAGGATATTTTTCCTAACTCTCTGGGTGCTACAGAATGTTCACCTTCACATAAGGTTTTTGCTGACATTCAAAGTGAACAAACTTCACAACTTAACCAAAGTATGTCTGGATTGGAGAAAGTTTCTGAAACACCACCTTGTCAGATTAATTCAAAAGCTTCTGATAGATGTGAACTTCCTAGGGGGAAGCTTCCCAAGTCAGTCTCTTATACAAATGCGTGTGGGATTTTTAGCACAGCAAGTGGAAAATCTGTACAAGTATCAGATGCTGCAATACAAAAGGCAAGAGAGGTGTTTTCTAAGCTAGAAGATAGTGCCAAGCAACTCTTTCCTGAAGTATCATTTAAAGATAATGAAGAACATTCAGAAAAgttcacaaatgaagaaaatactgtGATATATACCTCCCAAAATTTACTATCATCTGCTTTCTCTGGATTTAGGACC is drawn from Vulpes lagopus strain Blue_001 chromosome 8, ASM1834538v1, whole genome shotgun sequence and contains these coding sequences:
- the BRCA2 gene encoding breast cancer type 2 susceptibility protein isoform X2, which produces MPFGCKERPTFFEIFKTRCNQADLGPISLNWFEELSLEAPPYNSEPTEESGYKISYEPNLFKTPQRKPYNQLASTPIVFREPIYQQSPLKELDKYRLDSGKDITDSKHKSCCTMKSKMDRANDVTSPPLNSYLSESPVLRCTHVTPQREKSVVCGSLFHTPKLMKGQTPKRISESLGAEVDSDMSWSSSLATPPTLSSTVLIVRDEEVSAAVFPNDTTAIFKSCFSNHDESLKKNDRFIPCGPDKQNKNQREAKSQSSVNSFGKVNSTKDHFVKSTPNVLEDEVHEKVVDVSEEDSFSLCVPKYKTRNLQKIKTSKTRKNIFNETKTSECEEAKKQMKENKHSLVSEMEPNDSHPLDWNVTHEKPFGNGTDKISKEVVLSSASGWSDLTLSSLNGAQMEKTPLLHTSYDQNNSEKDLIITDKECTSFITLENSWPQISNVPKYSEKMLNEGTAVNKINEGQCLESHEDSVVSVKQAIYETALIASPLQGIRKSIFRIRESPEGMSNAMFSNNMTNPNFKEPEASESGLEKHTICSQKEDSLCTSSIDDGSWPATIKHNSVALKNLGLISSLKKKTKKFIYVINDETSNPGLKTQKDQESRLINLSAQFEANAFEGPLTFTNADSGLLHSSSIKKNCLQNDSEKPALSLTSSFGTILRKVSSNGTSSPNNKIISQDPDYKEAKISKKKLESFITTETDCLSSLQEKHWEDDAKKQRVSDIKEKVLPTVSHPPVPHSEVEGSDNIHSQSPESFSFDCDNTSLLTPSSRDSPSSLVVMSKGKESYKISEKLKCKNLEAGFELTKNIPMEKNQDIHVLNANSKNAKLLSTEKHITVASSSVKAQFNQNANLTTIQKDQKETTLISKITVNPNSEELFPDDENNFVLKITNESNTPFLGNTKELHDSNLCCVKDSVPKNSTMVVCTDLDDKQAAKVSIMKDCDSSSIDDLTERNRSTIKQQLKMTLDQDSKSDITSDIVRKSNGNSDYMDNWARLSDPISNHSFENGFKTASNKEIKLSENNIRKSKMLFKDIEEHYPTNLACLEIVNTSSLESQKKPSKSHALDPQSINIISGFVQNSTYVSDSESGHTAPPTLSLKQDFDSNHNLTPSQKAEITELSTILEESGSQFEFTQFRKPSHIIQKNPSEMPENQLTILNSTSKEWKDDDLHLTINAPSISQVDSKKSEGIIGGKQKFACLSRTSCNRSASVYSTDKNEVEFRGFYSARGTKLNVGSEALQKAKKLFSDLENINEETSAEVDRSFSSSKYNDSVSMIQIEDCNDKNLNEKNNKCRLILQNNIEMTTDIFVEEYTESYRRNTENEGNQCTDASRNTCNSESDGSDSSKNYIVYIHEEENGLPCIDQHNIDLKLSSQFMKEGNTQIKEGLSDLTCLEVMKAEETFHVTMSNKQQLTANMGQNIKDFDTSYLSFQTASGKNIRVSEESLNKAISLLNQKWTEEELNNFSDSLSSELLPGIDSKKTDISNHEVIENTERKDKIRKESDLIGTENILLILQQRPESKIKKIKESAVLGFHTASGKKIEITKESLDKVKNLFEEKEQDNSEITNFSHRGAKMSKDREECKDGRELACGTTEITTTPEYEETHSSLERKKLVSNEIAALRPRLLSENLYKQTENLKISDHASLKVEVHENTEKETAKKPTMYTNQSTYSAIENSPLTFYTGHGRKISVSEASLLEAKKWLREGEWDDQSERINAAKVNCLKEYPDDYVENPSCGNSSNSAITENDKNHLSEKQGSTYLSNSTMSNSYSYHSGFCHSSEVYNKSEYLSRSKIDNSGIEPVIKNIRERKNIGFSEIMSPGREADTDLQSVNEDICVEKLATNSSCKNKNAAIKVAISDSNNFNSIQKLNSDSNNAVPAYSTVNSKRVFVAHQTKVTEGFTDNCSMVTKQNPKSKSDTCHAEIVADYPKALDDSEDIFPNSLGATECSPSHKVFADIQSEQTSQLNQSMSGLEKVSETPPCQINSKASDRCELPRGKLPKSVSYTNACGIFSTASGKSVQVSDAAIQKAREVFSKLEDSAKQLFPEVSFKDNEEHSEKFTNEENTVIYTSQNLLSSAFSGFRTASGKQVPVSESALCKVKGMLEEFNLIRTEGCLQHSSTCRQDISKMPPPSCIGKRTPEHSRNSKLDKACNKEFRLSSNCNNQSGSSENHHSIKVSPCLSQLKQDKPQLLVGSKVSLVENIHPLGKEQALPKNIKTEIGKAETFPNLPVKTNIEFCSTYSKDPENYFETETVEIAKAFMEDGELTDSELLSHAKHFVFTCQNTKEMALLNSRIGKRRGDALVSVGEPPIKRNLLNEFDRIIKNQETSLKASKSTPDGILKDRSLFMHHISLEPISCGPFRALCDTPGVDPNRISRVWVFNHYRWIIWKLAAMEFAFPKEFANRCLSPERVLLQLKYRYDVEIDRSRRSAIKKIMERDDTAAKTLVLCISEIISSSADISETYSSKTSSVGTKKVGIVELTDGWYAIKAQLDPPLLALVKNGRLTVGQKITIHGAELVGSPDACTPLEAPESLMLKISANSTRPACWYAKLGFSPDPRPFPLPLSSLFSDGGNVGCVDVVVQRAYPIQWMERTPSGLCIFRNEREEEKEATKYAETQQKKLEVLFNKIQAEFEKNDENITKQCIPSCALTRQQICALQDGAELYEAVTNAPDPSDLEGYFSEEQLRALNNHRQMLNDKKQAQIQLEFKKAMESAEQGEQILPRDVTTVWKLRIISYRKKEKDSVTLSIWRPSPDLYSLLIEGKRYRIYHLATSQSKSKSGKANIQLTATKKTQYQQLPASDEILSQVYQPREPLYFNKLLDPDFQPPCSEVDLIGFVVSVVKKIGLAPVVYLSDERHNLLAIKFWADFNEDIIKPYTLIAASNLQWRPEAKSGIPTLFAGDFSRFSASPKEEHFQETFHKMKNTVENIGMFYNDAENKLVHILNANDPKLSTPAKDYASEPHTAQIVLGIGNKFPMSSPNNEMNYQSPLSLCKPKEKSVPTPGSTQMTSKSYCKGEKEMDDPKTCKKRRALDFLSRVPLPPSVSPICTFVSPAAQKAFQPPRSCGTKYETLIKKKELNSPQMTPLKFNDLSLLESDSIADEELAMINTQALLLGSPGEHQLVSVSDSTRAAPTSSKDYLGLKRHSTASGVRGPESPQACTRKREPRVQNTSDLKRTSLRLQRQQTQK